One stretch of Pradoshia sp. D12 DNA includes these proteins:
- a CDS encoding TetR/AcrR family transcriptional regulator, with protein sequence MDKKLERRKRMVKAAKELFAEHGFEKTTMQKIADESGVGVATLFRYFPKKEHLIIEVIKEVIEQQVPIFEKIIESNKTGIEKMDDVLTAYIMYINEENSISSKLLEAFEVYIAFIQIEVGLLEEIHKAYGKISGIILKIINEGKKDGSIQLSQTNEVIISTIMNMFGTAVKKYSLYSLIPEDVFISAPKKENLIIVKDIILSYLQKGK encoded by the coding sequence ATGGATAAAAAATTGGAGAGACGCAAGAGGATGGTTAAAGCTGCTAAAGAATTATTTGCAGAGCATGGTTTTGAAAAAACAACCATGCAGAAAATTGCAGATGAATCTGGTGTAGGTGTGGCAACTCTATTTCGTTATTTTCCGAAAAAAGAGCATTTAATTATTGAAGTTATAAAAGAAGTCATAGAACAACAGGTACCAATTTTTGAGAAAATTATAGAATCTAACAAAACGGGTATAGAAAAAATGGATGACGTGCTAACTGCTTATATTATGTATATAAACGAAGAAAATAGCATATCATCAAAACTTTTGGAAGCTTTCGAAGTTTATATTGCATTTATCCAAATTGAAGTTGGATTGCTAGAAGAAATACATAAGGCCTACGGGAAAATTAGCGGCATCATTTTAAAAATTATTAATGAAGGTAAGAAGGATGGAAGCATACAGCTTTCACAAACCAATGAAGTGATTATAAGTACGATCATGAATATGTTCGGAACTGCTGTAAAGAAATATTCATTATATTCTTTAATACCAGAGGATGTTTTTATCTCTGCTCCTAAAAAGGAAAATTTAATTATAGTAAAGGATATAATTCTATCATACTTACAAAAAGGGAAGTAA
- a CDS encoding IS1595 family transposase, producing MSKAFSNLLKHIGNLSHTEKERVFQWVKRYVEPSSSVDGRLINEMRETRFKEGFQCPHCASEHIVRFGKHNGRQRYRCKCCSKTFTDTTNTVLYRTRKGDEWITFVDCMFKGYSLRKSAEIVGVTWVTLFYWRHKLLSALKQLDFEQFEGIVEVDETYFLYSQKGQRGITERKPRKRGGKSKHRGISHEQVCVLVARDRTKATVSKVACMGRVVKTKVESMIGSKLTPNNVLVTDAWRAYKTYAKEKGIEHYRIKSNDGKHVIKGLYHIQNVNGLHSRMKQWIDRFKGVATKYLDNYLAWFLFVDSRSNESTKHNIKEFLLTSFVFEMTDTYDSLRLSKFRA from the coding sequence TTGAGCAAAGCGTTCAGTAATCTATTAAAACATATCGGCAATTTGTCACATACAGAAAAAGAACGAGTGTTTCAATGGGTAAAACGCTACGTTGAACCTTCTTCCTCTGTTGATGGTCGCCTAATCAATGAAATGCGAGAAACTCGTTTTAAAGAAGGATTTCAATGCCCTCATTGTGCATCTGAACATATTGTTCGATTTGGAAAACACAATGGTCGTCAACGCTATCGTTGCAAGTGTTGTAGTAAAACATTTACTGATACAACAAACACTGTTCTATATCGTACTCGTAAAGGTGATGAATGGATTACGTTTGTTGACTGTATGTTTAAAGGCTATTCCCTGCGAAAATCTGCCGAAATTGTAGGGGTTACTTGGGTTACACTTTTTTATTGGAGACACAAATTGTTAAGTGCATTAAAACAATTGGATTTTGAGCAATTCGAAGGTATTGTCGAAGTTGACGAGACCTATTTCCTATACTCTCAAAAAGGTCAACGTGGCATTACAGAACGAAAACCTCGTAAGCGAGGTGGCAAATCTAAGCATAGAGGAATAAGCCACGAACAAGTTTGTGTTCTTGTCGCAAGAGACCGCACCAAAGCAACTGTATCAAAAGTAGCTTGTATGGGGCGTGTTGTTAAAACCAAGGTAGAAAGTATGATAGGTTCTAAACTGACACCGAATAATGTACTTGTTACAGACGCTTGGAGAGCCTACAAAACCTATGCTAAAGAGAAAGGAATTGAACATTACAGAATTAAATCAAACGATGGTAAGCACGTTATCAAGGGCTTGTATCACATTCAAAATGTAAATGGTCTCCATTCTCGTATGAAACAATGGATAGACCGATTTAAAGGTGTGGCTACAAAGTATTTAGATAACTACCTTGCGTGGTTCTTGTTTGTAGATAGCAGGAGTAACGAAAGCACAAAACACAACATTAAAGAGTTCTTACTCACATCATTTGTATTTGAAATGACTGATACTTATGATAGTTTACGTTTATCAAAATTCAGAGCTTAG
- a CDS encoding CoxG family protein, translated as MPQGTHTVEVPLDIQTIWEFVHDMNKWAPLVPGYIDHEILSERQSTWAFKGDLGFMKKTVKLQIDIKEWNEPSEVIFDLKGLSDNFNGGGYFRAEVIDEKTTKMSGHLDITAGGMMGAMVNQILTKFVPQTAQELTDAIVDKLLEINTVKK; from the coding sequence ATGCCACAAGGAACACATACAGTTGAAGTACCATTAGATATTCAAACAATTTGGGAATTTGTTCATGACATGAACAAATGGGCTCCACTTGTTCCAGGATATATCGACCATGAAATTTTAAGTGAACGCCAATCTACTTGGGCATTCAAGGGTGACTTAGGGTTTATGAAAAAGACAGTTAAGCTCCAAATCGATATTAAAGAATGGAATGAACCATCCGAAGTAATTTTTGATCTAAAAGGTTTGTCTGATAACTTTAATGGCGGAGGCTATTTCCGTGCCGAAGTCATTGACGAAAAGACAACTAAAATGTCAGGACATCTTGATATCACTGCTGGCGGTATGATGGGTGCAATGGTCAATCAAATACTAACCAAATTTGTTCCACAGACAGCACAGGAACTAACAGATGCAATTGTAGATAAATTACTTGAAATTAATACAGTAAAAAAATAA
- a CDS encoding FAD-binding protein — MDEDGQVVGIVAETKDGEILRFAARKGVILASGGFEWNKQLVKAFLKAEFTHPVTPPGNEGDALLMAMKAGAALENMSEAWWYPAMVDPTFEYEDNVMAQLGGGRNGPNSIIVNKYGRRFVHEGTTYNDMPRAFFNYDPVKVEFPNKGPNWMIFDQQLKDSELIITMAPGDPAPEWVDQADTIRELAEKIGVDPDGLEMEIQKWNEYCEQGEDPDFHRGTIQFEALTNGGGSPEKNLGKIEKGPFYALPIYLGALGTNGGPKINENGQVVNFNGEPIKGLYAAGNASGNPLGPIYPSAGGTIGPAMVFGFLAGQHAANS, encoded by the coding sequence ATGGACGAGGATGGACAAGTAGTCGGAATTGTCGCTGAAACAAAAGATGGAGAAATTTTACGTTTCGCTGCACGCAAAGGAGTAATTCTAGCATCAGGCGGATTTGAATGGAATAAACAATTAGTCAAAGCCTTCTTAAAAGCTGAGTTCACTCATCCAGTTACCCCTCCTGGTAATGAAGGAGACGCACTCTTAATGGCTATGAAGGCTGGCGCTGCACTTGAAAATATGAGTGAAGCATGGTGGTATCCAGCAATGGTGGATCCAACATTTGAATATGAAGATAATGTAATGGCGCAGCTAGGTGGTGGCCGTAATGGTCCAAACTCTATCATCGTGAATAAATACGGACGCCGATTCGTCCATGAAGGAACAACCTATAACGATATGCCAAGAGCCTTCTTTAATTATGATCCAGTAAAAGTAGAGTTTCCAAACAAAGGACCAAACTGGATGATTTTTGACCAACAGCTAAAAGATAGCGAACTCATTATTACTATGGCACCTGGTGATCCTGCACCTGAATGGGTAGATCAAGCTGATACTATTCGCGAGCTAGCTGAAAAAATTGGTGTTGATCCAGACGGTTTGGAAATGGAGATTCAAAAATGGAACGAATATTGTGAGCAAGGTGAAGACCCTGATTTCCACCGCGGTACGATACAGTTTGAAGCCTTAACAAATGGCGGCGGAAGTCCTGAGAAAAACCTAGGCAAAATTGAAAAAGGTCCATTTTACGCATTACCTATCTATTTAGGTGCACTCGGTACGAATGGCGGACCAAAAATCAATGAAAATGGACAAGTTGTTAACTTTAATGGTGAACCAATTAAAGGTTTATACGCTGCCGGAAATGCTTCAGGAAATCCACTTGGCCCAATTTATCCAAGTGCCGGCGGAACAATCGGGCCTGCTATGGTATTTGGCTTCTTAGCTGGACAGCACGCAGCCAATTCATAA
- a CDS encoding FAD-dependent oxidoreductase, translating into MSSKIPTNWDKEVDVIVLGTGGAALTAAVAASESGSKVLVLEKTHQIGGTTAFSGGVPWIPLNHYMKEKGYEDNREDAINFIKRLALGRAEDSMIETFVDKGHEIIKFLDDHTPVKFVSPKSYPEYYARMDEALKHGTRSLDPAPFDLNEIGEWGSLVRQNPIFPPLTLEEGGAVGGIDFQLVAERMQNNIVTMGRSLVASLFKACLDRGVETLIETAW; encoded by the coding sequence TTGTCTAGTAAAATACCTACTAATTGGGACAAAGAAGTAGATGTAATCGTTTTAGGGACTGGTGGCGCCGCTTTGACAGCTGCTGTGGCCGCTTCTGAAAGCGGTTCCAAGGTTCTTGTGTTAGAAAAGACCCATCAAATCGGTGGAACAACTGCTTTTTCAGGTGGAGTTCCTTGGATTCCACTTAATCATTATATGAAAGAAAAAGGGTATGAAGATAATCGTGAAGATGCTATTAATTTCATAAAACGCTTAGCACTTGGCCGAGCAGAAGATTCTATGATTGAAACTTTTGTAGATAAAGGACATGAAATCATTAAGTTTTTAGATGATCATACTCCTGTCAAATTTGTTTCTCCAAAATCTTATCCAGAATATTATGCACGTATGGATGAGGCATTAAAACATGGGACACGTTCATTAGACCCTGCTCCATTTGATTTAAATGAAATTGGAGAATGGGGTTCATTAGTCCGTCAAAACCCAATTTTCCCTCCTCTGACATTAGAAGAAGGCGGAGCCGTTGGAGGAATTGACTTCCAGTTAGTGGCTGAGCGTATGCAAAATAATATTGTTACTATGGGTCGCTCATTAGTCGCTTCTTTATTTAAAGCATGCTTGGATCGCGGCGTCGAAACCTTAATCGAAACAGCCTGGTAA
- a CDS encoding nucleoside 2-deoxyribosyltransferase, with amino-acid sequence MNLKGKKIYLASGWFNDNQAQRLSKAEEVLRNMGFDVFSPREHQFKEYVYNTQPWRDVVFKNDVDHVKDADLIFAIYDETDSGTMFEIGLAYSIGKPIFVFHEKEEYCNLMITESLQAYFKTWEEVQNYDWTTCRLIRFEGEVE; translated from the coding sequence ATGAATTTAAAAGGCAAGAAGATTTATTTAGCAAGTGGTTGGTTTAACGATAATCAGGCACAGCGACTTTCCAAAGCAGAAGAAGTTCTGCGAAATATGGGCTTTGACGTATTTAGTCCAAGAGAGCATCAATTTAAGGAATATGTGTATAATACACAGCCTTGGCGAGATGTAGTTTTTAAGAATGATGTAGACCATGTAAAAGATGCAGATCTCATTTTCGCGATATATGATGAAACAGATTCTGGGACAATGTTTGAGATTGGGTTAGCTTATTCAATTGGTAAACCCATCTTTGTCTTCCACGAGAAAGAAGAATATTGCAACTTAATGATCACAGAATCATTGCAAGCTTATTTTAAAACGTGGGAAGAAGTGCAGAACTATGATTGGACTACTTGCCGATTGATTCGTTTTGAAGGAGAAGTAGAATAA
- a CDS encoding PTS sugar transporter subunit IIA, translating into MLDQILNTQLIQFKDQLNTWEEAIQLAAAPLIENDSIEQTYVDKIISNTKELGPYYVLGPNIALPHARPEFGVKQMGLSFLVMKEPVWFSDKDHHKVQLIIVLAAVDNQSHLEALSELAAVLGEELNVKQLIHSKSKDDFLEQLFSFIQ; encoded by the coding sequence TTGTTAGATCAGATTTTAAATACACAGCTAATCCAGTTCAAGGATCAATTGAATACATGGGAAGAAGCTATTCAATTAGCGGCTGCTCCCTTGATAGAAAATGATTCTATTGAACAGACTTATGTAGATAAAATAATCAGTAATACGAAGGAACTAGGTCCTTATTATGTACTTGGCCCAAACATTGCTTTGCCTCATGCAAGACCGGAATTTGGTGTAAAACAGATGGGATTAAGCTTTCTAGTTATGAAAGAACCTGTATGGTTTTCGGATAAGGACCACCATAAGGTTCAGCTGATTATTGTACTGGCAGCGGTGGATAATCAATCACATCTAGAAGCACTATCTGAATTGGCAGCTGTCTTAGGTGAAGAATTGAATGTGAAACAACTAATCCATTCCAAATCCAAAGATGATTTTTTAGAGCAATTATTTTCATTTATACAATAG
- a CDS encoding PTS sugar transporter subunit IIB, producing the protein MKILVVCGNGLGSSFIAEMNVKKALREMNREAEVGHTDLTSAKAETVDYYIGSPEIMEQLEGDGRKVIPLINLFNVEEIKTVLEKHLEDI; encoded by the coding sequence ATGAAAATATTAGTTGTATGTGGGAACGGTTTAGGAAGTAGTTTTATTGCAGAAATGAATGTAAAGAAAGCTTTGCGTGAAATGAATCGGGAGGCAGAAGTAGGGCATACCGATTTAACATCCGCCAAAGCGGAGACAGTAGATTACTATATTGGTTCACCTGAAATCATGGAGCAGTTAGAGGGAGATGGAAGGAAAGTCATTCCGCTCATTAATTTATTCAATGTCGAAGAAATCAAAACTGTTTTAGAAAAACATCTGGAGGATATATAA
- a CDS encoding PTS ascorbate transporter subunit IIC, which translates to MDLIVDILSTPAILVGLFALIGLLLQKRAATEVVSGTLKTIMGFLIIGAGATVITGSLYFFGKMLEKGFDIDGVIPNNEAIVAMAQNAFGTETALIMLLGMIINILLARFTPFKYIFLTGHHIMFMACLLAVVLSTGGLDGAALIIIGSIILGLLMVLSPALLQPFVRRITGNDDIAIGHFGSFGYWVAGLVGKGAGNRAKSTEDIRVPRSLGFLRDTSVAISLTMLVMFFIVSIAAGPAYIENELSGGQNFIVFCLIQAITFAAGVYIVLAGVRLLLAEIIPAFKGVADKVVPHAKPALDVPVVFPFAPNAVIIGFIFSFLGGIISMFLLPLFGLKVIVPGLVPHFFCGATAGVFGNATGGRRGAMLGAFVNGILISFLPALLLPVLGDLGFEGTTFGDTDFAIVGIFLGYLMKLFM; encoded by the coding sequence ATGGATTTGATAGTAGACATATTAAGTACTCCGGCGATTTTGGTTGGTTTATTCGCTCTGATTGGTTTATTGCTGCAGAAAAGAGCAGCTACTGAGGTTGTATCTGGAACATTAAAGACAATTATGGGCTTCCTGATTATTGGTGCTGGTGCAACTGTCATTACGGGTTCACTCTATTTCTTTGGAAAAATGTTAGAGAAGGGCTTCGATATAGATGGTGTTATCCCGAACAACGAAGCGATCGTTGCGATGGCTCAAAATGCTTTTGGTACTGAAACAGCTTTAATCATGTTGTTAGGTATGATTATTAATATCCTCTTAGCTCGCTTCACTCCATTTAAATATATATTCTTAACAGGACACCATATTATGTTTATGGCTTGTTTGTTAGCAGTCGTATTATCGACAGGCGGACTAGATGGAGCAGCTTTAATTATAATTGGGTCTATTATTCTAGGATTATTAATGGTTTTAAGTCCAGCCCTGCTACAGCCCTTTGTTAGAAGGATTACAGGTAATGATGACATTGCGATCGGTCACTTTGGTTCATTCGGATATTGGGTTGCTGGATTAGTAGGTAAAGGAGCAGGGAATAGAGCTAAGTCAACAGAAGATATTCGAGTGCCAAGAAGTTTAGGATTCCTTAGAGATACATCCGTAGCAATCTCCTTAACTATGTTAGTTATGTTCTTTATCGTTTCGATTGCTGCTGGTCCAGCTTACATTGAAAATGAGTTGAGCGGCGGTCAAAACTTTATTGTATTTTGCCTTATCCAAGCAATCACGTTCGCTGCAGGTGTTTATATCGTTTTAGCGGGTGTTCGATTATTATTAGCAGAAATCATTCCTGCCTTCAAAGGGGTAGCGGACAAAGTTGTTCCTCATGCTAAACCGGCATTGGATGTACCAGTGGTGTTCCCTTTCGCCCCAAATGCAGTCATTATTGGTTTTATTTTTAGCTTTCTCGGAGGTATTATAAGTATGTTTTTACTTCCGTTATTTGGCTTGAAAGTAATTGTTCCTGGTCTAGTACCACACTTCTTTTGCGGAGCAACAGCTGGTGTATTCGGAAACGCTACAGGCGGCAGAAGAGGAGCTATGTTAGGTGCATTTGTTAACGGTATTCTGATCAGCTTCTTGCCAGCATTATTACTACCGGTCTTAGGAGACTTAGGTTTTGAAGGTACAACATTTGGCGATACCGATTTCGCGATCGTGGGTATTTTCTTAGGATATTTAATGAAACTATTTATGTAG
- a CDS encoding stage III sporulation protein AH → MSLLNWHLVLRKDMGDLTKFAPIQRKFDPSFKLMKEQSEWASNILGDNQTAKVYYFSTDEYAKKTVLELSNSLFGWVFPDLPEDLSFFKEGEDWLATNSHESECYIMTSDKNEIAKINAIKGLTYEWERGKVRAVKKASKNKRMSKHSRPWENVN, encoded by the coding sequence GTGAGCTTATTGAATTGGCATTTAGTTCTTAGAAAGGATATGGGAGACTTAACTAAGTTTGCCCCCATTCAACGAAAGTTTGATCCATCATTTAAGCTTATGAAAGAGCAATCTGAATGGGCAAGTAACATTTTAGGAGATAATCAAACTGCAAAAGTATATTATTTTTCCACAGATGAATATGCAAAAAAAACAGTCTTGGAACTATCCAATTCTTTATTTGGTTGGGTTTTCCCTGACTTACCTGAAGATTTATCATTTTTTAAAGAAGGTGAGGACTGGCTGGCAACTAATTCTCATGAATCAGAGTGCTATATAATGACATCAGATAAAAATGAAATAGCCAAAATTAATGCAATTAAAGGTTTAACTTATGAATGGGAAAGAGGAAAAGTAAGGGCTGTTAAGAAAGCTAGTAAAAACAAGCGTATGTCTAAGCATTCCAGACCATGGGAAAATGTAAATTAA